From Demequina lutea, a single genomic window includes:
- a CDS encoding DEAD/DEAH box helicase family protein, which produces MTDQGFLDAAFLVEVGPYGFGRQIQRALPLAGYTEVANIDGPGDAGGDLIANLNGAVWVFQAKWKKHPATATVGEDAVDEVQHALSVYGGNVGVVVTNARMSVGAKRRARTLTSLGQTIHLWDRDTLQALPGRLRLPRKFELRTYQAQAVDVLWNDLSEHKRALAYLATGLGKTVVAGSIIERFLDAKPDARIAVVAHSDDLVDQLETAMWRNLPEHVRTRKLGGGERPDSLDGVTFAVLPTAARYVENGYRPDLLIVDEAHHVGESGHYARIFDHLHDIPRLGVTATPWRGDKFDIESEFRAPGVRISISDGISNGYLSKVKYRLFSDNIDWDFVKASSEHGYAIKDLNRQLFLPQRDEEIRDRLYEVWERTTRPRGIVFCQTIEHAERMARMLRALPDWRNAEAIHAKLTKRERQQRLLRFRSGATQVLTSVDLLNEGVDVPDVNVLCFARVTHSRRIFIQQLGRGLRLQSGKSHVEVLDFVSDIRRVAAVTDLARQTIGETEVLPLDTCAEFIFEDQRITSLLDEWLADVGDLEGADDSVRLEFPPSELML; this is translated from the coding sequence ATGACTGACCAAGGGTTTCTGGATGCTGCCTTCCTCGTCGAGGTCGGCCCCTACGGCTTCGGCCGCCAGATTCAGCGCGCGCTCCCACTCGCGGGCTACACCGAGGTCGCAAACATCGACGGCCCCGGCGACGCGGGCGGTGATCTCATCGCGAACCTGAACGGCGCCGTGTGGGTCTTCCAGGCGAAGTGGAAGAAGCACCCCGCGACGGCAACTGTAGGCGAGGACGCAGTCGACGAGGTTCAGCACGCACTGTCGGTCTACGGCGGAAACGTCGGGGTCGTCGTGACCAACGCCCGCATGTCCGTTGGTGCGAAGAGGCGGGCCAGGACACTCACGAGTCTCGGACAGACGATTCACCTTTGGGACCGCGACACTCTGCAAGCCCTTCCCGGCCGGCTGCGCCTTCCGCGCAAATTCGAGCTTCGCACCTACCAAGCCCAAGCCGTCGATGTCCTCTGGAACGACCTAAGTGAGCACAAGCGTGCCCTCGCCTATCTCGCGACCGGACTGGGCAAGACCGTGGTCGCCGGGAGCATCATCGAACGGTTCCTCGACGCTAAGCCTGACGCTCGCATCGCCGTCGTCGCGCACTCTGACGATCTCGTCGACCAGCTCGAGACCGCCATGTGGCGCAATCTGCCCGAGCACGTCCGCACCCGAAAGCTCGGCGGCGGCGAGAGACCCGACAGCCTCGACGGCGTTACATTCGCCGTTCTGCCCACCGCCGCACGCTACGTCGAGAACGGGTACCGACCCGACCTTCTGATCGTCGACGAGGCGCATCATGTCGGCGAGTCTGGCCACTACGCCCGTATTTTCGACCACCTGCACGACATACCCCGCCTAGGTGTCACGGCTACCCCATGGCGCGGCGACAAGTTCGACATCGAATCCGAGTTTCGCGCGCCAGGCGTACGCATATCCATCTCGGATGGTATCTCCAACGGTTACTTGTCCAAGGTGAAGTACCGACTGTTCTCTGACAACATCGACTGGGACTTCGTCAAAGCGTCGTCTGAGCACGGGTACGCCATCAAGGACCTCAACCGCCAACTGTTCCTGCCTCAGCGCGATGAGGAGATCCGCGACCGCCTGTACGAAGTTTGGGAACGCACAACTCGGCCACGCGGCATCGTGTTCTGCCAGACGATCGAACATGCCGAGCGGATGGCGCGGATGCTCCGTGCTCTCCCCGACTGGCGCAATGCCGAAGCGATCCACGCCAAACTCACCAAGCGCGAGCGTCAGCAGAGGCTCCTACGCTTCCGCTCCGGCGCTACCCAGGTCCTCACATCGGTGGACCTTCTGAACGAAGGTGTCGACGTGCCGGATGTGAACGTCCTGTGCTTCGCGCGTGTCACCCACTCCCGGCGCATCTTCATCCAGCAACTAGGACGCGGACTGCGCCTGCAAAGTGGGAAGTCACATGTTGAGGTGTTGGACTTCGTATCCGACATACGTCGAGTTGCGGCGGTGACCGATTTGGCGAGGCAAACCATCGGAGAGACTGAAGTCCTGCCGCTGGACACATGCGCCGAGTTCATTTTTGAAGACCAACGCATCACCTCACTTCTTGACGAATGGCTCGCCGATGTGGGAGACCTCGAAGGTGCAGACGACAGCGTGCGGCTTGAGTTTCCACCCAGTGAGTTGATGTTGTGA
- a CDS encoding ATP-binding protein — MTEVPDNANLAAEESLDLTPDPRILEVIAEVDLQVGQCLAELIDNAFDELSKARAEDANAEHRVEITMPNNRDAARLQKSATIVVADTGRGMSRDQLRDALRAGSSHNARFGSLGLFGMGFNIATARMGHRTVVRSGRAGDTHWSVATIDIRDMKRARSYSVPLKYTPKAPTEHGTVITVSDLREDMVTRLSSPSEVKRVTKFLSTTYSYLLRNMDHSSISGAEFMGGMGHSLTLNGSPVKPYIHCIWDPSRSKEYQGDTVEAVQRVHKELSEAYACMRCGHWMVMYEETDGCAECNSTDVEKRTRVIHGWVGLQRYNHESDFGISLLRQGRVICHKDQGLFTWDDGEGSRIKEYPVELNTGRVVGEIHLDFVPVNYRKSDFDRESKGFRQMVNFVRGEGPILPKSASSRGYPENRSALGRLINAFRRNDPGVKSLQPGNGSTATLSLARDWAKEFEKGTPGYLDDSKWYEAAVAHDEIKSGAVAPKSDPDEKNDDALRNAGLDHLLPGTRADAAPGVDSPSDSQPPAEESAEARFARYQRHSRGIPGVPDTVALDRRSAFNIEAYLTSDVELQSEGRPAHHAVRVRSGHCEVYISDRHPLLVDFGWPMIDVVAIHTAETLHRLADVDTPVVDALITVLESSPDHKVDYQAAQRRADSIIETLLEKVIPIAKASPTDAWVALSPAAKVNAAEAAAMKQPDINWPETVNAGLFAAHLDVRGLIDLVDEMPEKMLDGHVFTTTYSSWEHADARRNQVDRLTGLLSDVHRMTEANRFTDSRELVRLNIGAEMLERVIADD, encoded by the coding sequence ATGACCGAAGTACCCGACAACGCTAACCTCGCGGCGGAGGAATCGCTTGACCTAACTCCCGACCCGCGCATTCTTGAGGTGATTGCTGAGGTAGACCTCCAAGTGGGGCAGTGCCTCGCGGAACTCATCGACAATGCGTTCGACGAGCTCTCGAAGGCTCGAGCGGAGGATGCCAACGCCGAGCATCGCGTCGAGATCACCATGCCGAACAATCGCGATGCCGCTCGACTGCAGAAATCCGCCACGATCGTCGTCGCCGACACCGGCCGCGGCATGTCCCGCGATCAACTCCGCGACGCACTGCGTGCCGGTTCATCCCACAACGCCCGCTTCGGCTCTCTGGGCTTGTTCGGCATGGGCTTTAACATCGCCACTGCCCGCATGGGTCACCGCACCGTTGTCCGCAGTGGACGCGCGGGGGACACTCACTGGAGCGTCGCCACCATCGACATCCGCGACATGAAGCGCGCCCGCTCGTATTCCGTGCCGCTGAAGTACACGCCGAAGGCGCCCACTGAGCACGGGACCGTGATCACGGTATCTGACCTTCGCGAAGACATGGTGACTCGCCTGTCGTCGCCGTCAGAGGTCAAACGCGTTACCAAGTTCCTTTCGACCACCTACTCCTACCTGCTGCGCAATATGGATCACTCGTCGATTTCCGGTGCAGAGTTCATGGGTGGCATGGGGCACTCGCTAACGCTCAACGGCAGCCCAGTGAAGCCGTACATCCACTGCATTTGGGACCCTTCGCGGTCCAAGGAGTACCAGGGCGACACCGTTGAGGCCGTGCAGCGCGTGCACAAGGAATTGTCCGAGGCGTACGCCTGCATGCGGTGCGGGCACTGGATGGTGATGTACGAGGAGACCGATGGCTGCGCCGAGTGCAACTCCACCGATGTCGAGAAGCGAACCCGCGTCATCCACGGCTGGGTCGGGCTGCAACGATACAACCACGAATCCGACTTCGGCATCTCACTGCTGCGTCAGGGACGCGTGATCTGCCACAAGGATCAGGGATTATTCACATGGGATGACGGCGAAGGAAGCCGCATCAAGGAGTATCCGGTCGAACTCAACACTGGTCGCGTCGTCGGCGAGATTCACCTCGACTTTGTGCCCGTGAACTACCGCAAGTCCGACTTCGACCGTGAGAGCAAGGGCTTCCGCCAGATGGTCAACTTCGTACGCGGCGAGGGACCAATCCTGCCCAAGTCTGCCTCCTCCCGCGGCTACCCCGAGAACCGATCAGCGCTGGGCCGGCTCATCAACGCGTTCCGACGCAATGATCCCGGAGTGAAGTCCCTCCAGCCCGGCAACGGCAGCACAGCGACGCTCTCCCTCGCGCGCGATTGGGCAAAGGAGTTTGAGAAGGGAACCCCCGGCTACCTGGACGACTCGAAGTGGTACGAGGCCGCTGTCGCTCACGACGAAATCAAGTCCGGCGCGGTGGCCCCCAAGTCTGACCCAGACGAAAAGAACGACGACGCCCTCAGGAACGCAGGACTTGACCACCTCCTACCTGGAACGCGCGCCGATGCCGCCCCGGGCGTTGACTCCCCGAGCGACTCTCAGCCTCCCGCAGAGGAGAGCGCGGAGGCGCGCTTTGCTCGCTATCAGCGCCACTCACGCGGTATCCCCGGAGTGCCAGATACCGTCGCGCTAGACCGGCGGAGCGCCTTCAATATCGAGGCCTACCTCACAAGTGACGTCGAGCTGCAGAGCGAGGGAAGGCCCGCCCACCACGCGGTCCGCGTCCGGTCCGGCCATTGCGAGGTCTACATCTCCGACCGCCACCCGCTGCTCGTCGATTTCGGGTGGCCAATGATTGACGTGGTTGCCATCCACACCGCCGAGACTCTGCACCGTCTTGCCGACGTGGACACTCCTGTCGTCGACGCTCTCATCACCGTGCTGGAATCCTCTCCCGACCACAAGGTCGATTACCAAGCAGCACAACGCCGCGCTGACTCGATTATCGAAACACTTCTCGAGAAGGTCATCCCGATCGCCAAAGCCTCGCCGACGGACGCATGGGTGGCATTGTCTCCTGCAGCCAAAGTCAATGCGGCGGAAGCCGCCGCAATGAAGCAGCCCGACATAAACTGGCCCGAAACAGTCAACGCCGGGCTGTTCGCAGCCCACCTTGACGTTCGCGGCCTAATTGACCTCGTCGACGAGATGCCCGAGAAAATGCTCGACGGTCACGTCTTCACCACCACCTACAGTTCTTGGGAGCACGCGGACGCGCGCCGCAACCAAGTCGACCGACTTACCGGGCTCCTGTCTGACGTGCACCGTATGACCGAAGCGAACCGTTTCACCGACTCGCGGGAACTCGTTCGGCTCAATATTGGCGCGGAAATGCTCGAGCGTGTAATCGCGGATGACTGA
- a CDS encoding DNA cytosine methyltransferase, with the protein MTILRTAPLLASSPPTSLSSVELFAGAGGLALGCELEGFHAAATLEWNRWACDTMRQNRDAGHPLARNWKVFEGDVRDYNWEDLSRKIDVVSGGPPCQPFSTGGKALAADDPRDMFPATAEVLASLAPRSFIIENVRGLARPRFAEYFEYIQHRLAIPEDSARDGEDWTQHLTRLRAERVSRTYNGLRYRVTSALVDAANYGVPQRRHRVILVGFRDDLDIDWSLPTATHSSAALMVDQWHGTYFDRHEVAPVHRPQRPTESGLHKARESADAALLPWRTVRDAIHDLPEPGLMGSTDVLNHVLKPGARSYPGHTGSTYDQPSKALKAGGHGVPGGENMLRRQDGSIRYFSVRESARIQTFPDDYELHGAWGETMRQLGNAVPVDLARVVARSVHKALNEQNHSIWGTT; encoded by the coding sequence GTGACTATCTTGAGAACCGCGCCGCTCCTTGCCTCGAGCCCACCCACATCGCTGTCCAGCGTCGAGTTATTCGCCGGCGCAGGCGGGCTCGCTCTCGGTTGCGAGCTAGAAGGATTTCACGCTGCGGCCACGTTGGAGTGGAACCGATGGGCGTGCGACACGATGCGCCAGAATCGAGATGCTGGCCACCCTCTCGCGCGCAATTGGAAGGTATTCGAAGGCGACGTTCGCGACTACAACTGGGAGGACCTATCGAGGAAGATCGACGTCGTTAGCGGGGGCCCCCCGTGTCAGCCGTTCTCCACTGGCGGCAAGGCGCTCGCCGCAGACGATCCAAGGGATATGTTCCCAGCTACGGCCGAGGTGCTGGCGAGCCTTGCTCCCAGGTCGTTCATCATCGAGAACGTCCGCGGGCTGGCCCGACCGCGATTTGCCGAGTACTTCGAATACATTCAGCATCGCCTCGCGATCCCCGAAGACTCTGCGCGCGACGGCGAGGACTGGACGCAACACCTCACCCGGCTGCGCGCCGAGCGGGTGTCACGTACGTACAACGGCCTTCGCTACCGGGTCACCTCAGCCCTTGTCGACGCGGCCAACTACGGCGTGCCGCAGCGTCGCCATCGCGTCATACTCGTCGGCTTCAGGGACGATCTCGATATCGACTGGTCGCTGCCGACCGCGACTCACTCGTCTGCCGCGCTCATGGTTGACCAGTGGCACGGCACTTACTTCGATCGTCACGAGGTCGCGCCGGTGCATAGGCCGCAGCGCCCAACCGAGAGCGGCCTCCACAAAGCTCGCGAATCTGCTGATGCAGCGCTCCTACCATGGCGTACCGTTCGGGACGCAATTCACGACCTACCCGAGCCAGGGCTTATGGGCAGTACCGACGTCCTCAATCATGTCCTTAAGCCAGGCGCGCGTTCTTATCCCGGCCACACCGGCAGCACTTACGACCAGCCGTCGAAGGCACTTAAAGCAGGCGGCCATGGGGTCCCTGGCGGCGAGAACATGCTGCGCCGCCAGGACGGCTCTATCCGCTACTTCAGCGTACGTGAGTCCGCGCGCATCCAGACCTTCCCCGACGACTACGAACTTCACGGAGCATGGGGCGAGACGATGAGGCAGCTCGGCAACGCCGTGCCAGTCGATCTCGCGCGGGTTGTCGCCAGGTCCGTCCACAAGGCCTTGAACGAACAGAACCACTCGATCTGGGGGACCACATGA
- a CDS encoding type II toxin-antitoxin system death-on-curing family toxin: MTEWLTLEDLLYLADDIGVGPVRDIGLLESAAMRPATTLMGDDAYPSIEFKAAALFHSLVCNHALMDGNKRLGWHSTVVFLALNGCELDLTQDEAFELTMAVASGELRDVDAIAPRFKVTAR, from the coding sequence ATGACCGAGTGGCTCACCCTCGAGGACCTGCTCTACCTCGCGGACGACATTGGCGTAGGCCCCGTGCGCGACATCGGACTACTTGAGTCCGCAGCGATGCGCCCCGCGACGACCCTCATGGGCGACGACGCCTACCCCAGCATCGAGTTCAAGGCTGCGGCGCTCTTTCACTCGCTCGTGTGCAACCACGCGCTCATGGATGGCAACAAGAGGCTCGGATGGCATTCGACGGTCGTGTTCCTGGCGCTCAACGGGTGCGAGCTCGATCTCACTCAGGACGAGGCCTTTGAACTCACCATGGCAGTCGCGTCGGGCGAATTGCGGGACGTCGATGCGATCGCACCTCGGTTCAAGGTGACTGCGCGCTGA
- a CDS encoding threonine ammonia-lyase translates to MEKLTIDGVYAAAARLRDLLPPTPAWSYPVLDAAIGSHAIVKHENVQPTGAFKVRGGLNLLATLSPAERAAGLITVSTGNHAQSLAYAAARSGVAATIVMPRSTPAEKVDAVRAWGARAVLEGADMAQAADFAVGLAARDGLHFVNPGNTPAIVYGHGTVYLELLQAHPEIETLYVPVGSGSGLAGALLVRDAIAPHTRVVGVQAEGASAAYDSWRSGTVKTVEAHTFAAGLATGSGFELPQSIMRERLDDFLLVSDDDLRHAMSLMATAAHTLCEGAGAGGLAGALADASRPGVVGFACTGGNACASEMAGLGRVAVGV, encoded by the coding sequence ATGGAGAAGCTCACGATCGACGGGGTCTACGCGGCGGCAGCGCGCCTGCGCGACCTCCTGCCCCCCACCCCGGCGTGGTCGTACCCAGTGCTGGATGCGGCCATCGGCTCGCACGCCATCGTCAAGCACGAGAACGTGCAGCCCACCGGCGCGTTCAAGGTGCGCGGCGGGCTCAACCTGCTCGCCACGCTCTCCCCCGCCGAGCGCGCCGCGGGCCTCATCACGGTGTCTACCGGCAACCACGCGCAGTCGCTGGCTTACGCCGCCGCCCGTTCTGGCGTCGCGGCCACCATCGTGATGCCCCGCAGCACCCCGGCTGAAAAGGTGGATGCCGTGCGCGCCTGGGGCGCCCGCGCCGTGCTCGAGGGCGCGGACATGGCCCAGGCCGCGGACTTCGCGGTGGGACTCGCCGCGCGCGACGGCCTGCACTTTGTGAACCCCGGCAACACGCCCGCCATCGTCTACGGCCACGGGACCGTGTACTTGGAGTTGCTCCAAGCGCATCCCGAGATCGAGACCCTGTACGTGCCCGTCGGCTCCGGATCGGGGCTCGCAGGGGCGCTGCTGGTGCGCGACGCGATCGCTCCTCATACCCGCGTGGTGGGCGTGCAGGCCGAGGGCGCATCCGCCGCCTACGACTCGTGGAGGTCCGGCACCGTGAAGACCGTGGAGGCCCACACCTTTGCTGCTGGGCTCGCTACTGGCTCCGGATTTGAACTCCCGCAGTCCATCATGCGCGAGCGGCTCGACGACTTCCTGCTGGTCTCGGACGACGATCTGCGCCACGCGATGTCGCTCATGGCGACCGCGGCACACACGTTGTGCGAGGGCGCCGGGGCTGGAGGCTTGGCCGGGGCGCTGGCCGACGCGTCGCGGCCCGGTGTTGTGGGGTTTGCGTGTACTGGTGGCAATGCGTGTGCGTCGGAGATGGCAGGGCTTGGGCGGGTTGCTGTGGGGGTTTAG
- a CDS encoding LysR family transcriptional regulator has protein sequence MIDVNRLQVLVALAKYGTASAAAEALHYSQPTVSHHLKRLEAETGAVLVRRVGRGLVLTEEGVRLAARGEEILGLMSRASTELASSISLQSGHVRLAIFPSGMATLAPRIVTELHSRHPGLELDVVEAEPPEAEALLIAGEVDLAVTFTYAGQQCSDAVTSQVLGEDPLYLVTPPARYPKSLVTLTDLAGFEDDDWLAGCERCRVYLVSACDRAGFAPKIRFASDDYVAAQSLIAVGHGVTMLPGLALAAHRHPDVEVTRVEGAVRSVRLLSLGRPPLPPALDAASAVVRHVVADVVPLADGSRDSELAVFPA, from the coding sequence ATGATCGATGTCAACAGGCTCCAGGTACTCGTGGCGTTGGCCAAATACGGCACCGCATCGGCGGCCGCAGAGGCCCTCCACTACAGCCAACCCACCGTGTCTCACCACCTCAAGCGCCTCGAGGCCGAGACGGGCGCGGTGCTCGTCAGGCGCGTCGGCCGAGGGCTCGTGCTCACCGAGGAGGGCGTCCGCCTTGCCGCCCGCGGCGAGGAGATCCTCGGCCTCATGTCGCGCGCCAGCACCGAGCTGGCGTCGTCGATTTCCCTGCAGAGCGGCCACGTGCGGCTGGCCATCTTCCCCTCGGGGATGGCCACGCTCGCCCCCCGCATCGTCACCGAACTGCACTCGCGCCACCCTGGCCTGGAACTCGACGTGGTCGAAGCCGAGCCCCCCGAGGCCGAGGCCCTCCTCATCGCGGGCGAGGTGGACCTCGCGGTGACGTTCACCTACGCAGGGCAGCAATGTTCCGACGCGGTGACCTCCCAGGTGCTGGGGGAGGACCCTCTCTACTTGGTGACGCCGCCTGCGCGCTATCCCAAGAGCCTGGTGACGCTCACCGACCTGGCGGGCTTCGAGGACGACGACTGGCTCGCCGGATGCGAGCGCTGCCGCGTGTACCTGGTGAGTGCTTGCGATCGTGCGGGCTTCGCACCCAAGATCCGCTTCGCCTCCGACGATTACGTGGCCGCCCAGTCGCTCATCGCCGTGGGCCACGGGGTGACGATGCTTCCCGGACTGGCGCTCGCGGCCCACCGCCACCCTGACGTCGAGGTGACGCGCGTCGAAGGCGCGGTGCGCTCGGTGCGACTGCTCTCGCTCGGCAGGCCCCCGCTACCGCCCGCGCTGGACGCGGCAAGCGCGGTGGTGCGCCACGTGGTGGCCGACGTCGTGCCCCTCGCCGACGGTTCCAGGGACTCAGAACTGGCCGTCTTTCCTGCATAG
- a CDS encoding YrdB family protein, with product MKWFGATLVFFAELGMLAGLAWWGFHAADGVAAWLLAVALPSVAVTLWGQFLAPKAPRRLKGIMLPFMRLNVLLLGALAAYLAGAVALGLATAVCAIIGTAMAGDLVTTPPARV from the coding sequence ATGAAGTGGTTCGGCGCGACCCTCGTCTTTTTTGCCGAGCTCGGCATGCTCGCGGGGCTCGCGTGGTGGGGCTTTCATGCGGCCGACGGCGTGGCCGCGTGGCTGCTCGCCGTGGCGCTGCCGTCCGTTGCCGTCACGCTGTGGGGGCAGTTCCTTGCGCCCAAGGCGCCCCGCAGGCTCAAAGGGATCATGCTGCCGTTTATGCGGCTCAACGTCCTGCTGCTCGGCGCCCTCGCCGCCTACCTGGCCGGCGCCGTCGCCCTCGGACTCGCGACCGCCGTGTGCGCCATCATCGGTACGGCCATGGCGGGGGACCTGGTCACTACGCCACCGGCGCGGGTCTGA
- a CDS encoding alpha/beta fold hydrolase — protein sequence MILNLLDVPNGTVRWYDGGPADAPISAMWHHGTPNVGEPPVPLLEASAARGIRWLGFDRPDYGGSTAVDGRGVSDAADLAARVADAAGVDTFAAVGHSGGGPHALACAALLGDRVTSVVSISGLAPFDAKGLDWFAGMHPGGAKELRAAMHGPSNLHTLLAASEFDPEMFTPADTLALAGEWSWFNGIAAEGVSRGLGSMTADDVAYVKEWGFSLDTIASPALFVHGTDDRIVPLSHGRWNAVATPGAVLWERPGDGHISVMSAGVEILDWLVGTLA from the coding sequence ATGATCCTCAACCTCCTGGACGTCCCAAACGGCACCGTCAGGTGGTACGACGGGGGCCCCGCCGACGCCCCCATCTCGGCGATGTGGCATCATGGCACCCCCAACGTCGGAGAGCCGCCCGTCCCACTCCTCGAGGCATCGGCCGCGCGTGGCATCCGCTGGCTCGGCTTCGATCGGCCCGACTACGGAGGCTCGACCGCCGTGGATGGACGCGGGGTTTCCGACGCGGCAGACCTGGCCGCGCGCGTCGCCGATGCCGCAGGCGTGGACACTTTCGCGGCCGTGGGGCACTCGGGCGGAGGACCGCACGCGCTCGCTTGCGCGGCGCTCCTTGGCGACCGTGTGACGTCGGTGGTGTCGATCAGTGGGCTCGCACCCTTCGACGCGAAGGGGCTCGACTGGTTTGCGGGAATGCATCCCGGCGGCGCCAAGGAGTTGCGCGCGGCGATGCACGGGCCGTCGAACCTCCACACGCTGTTGGCCGCGTCCGAGTTTGACCCGGAGATGTTCACCCCGGCGGATACGTTGGCGCTCGCGGGCGAGTGGTCGTGGTTCAACGGCATCGCCGCGGAGGGCGTCTCGCGCGGCCTTGGCAGCATGACGGCGGACGACGTGGCGTACGTCAAGGAGTGGGGCTTTTCGCTCGACACGATCGCGTCCCCTGCGCTCTTTGTGCACGGCACGGACGACCGCATCGTCCCCCTGAGCCACGGCCGCTGGAATGCGGTCGCGACGCCTGGAGCGGTGCTGTGGGAGAGGCCGGGAGACGGGCACATCTCGGTGATGAGTGCGGGCGTCGAGATCCTCGACTGGCTCGTCGGCACTCTCGCCTAG
- a CDS encoding branched-chain amino acid aminotransferase → MTHSFAVTRNPSPASDADRARLMDSPPFGTVFTDHIAKATWTLKGGWGDHRVEPFADLVLHPAALVLHYGQQVFEGLKAYRWADGSVHLFRPAANAVRFAASASRLALPELPEEDFLASLAALLSVDAQWVPGAPESSLYLRPTMIATEACLGVRPSHTVEYLLMASPVGAYFSGGVQPVSIWVAQGYHRAGAGGTGQAKTAGNYAASMLPQQQAQDNGCGQVLFLDAKEDKYIEELGGMNLFAVLKDGSILTPRLTGTILEGVTRDAVITLLQDAGHKVIERDIELEELRKGVSSGDVDEIFACGTAAVITPVGRLVSPDFDYTVGSGHSGDVTMALRERLTGIQYGRVSDTHGWMRTV, encoded by the coding sequence ATGACACATTCATTCGCGGTGACGCGCAATCCCAGCCCAGCATCGGACGCGGATCGCGCCCGGCTGATGGACTCGCCGCCGTTCGGCACCGTGTTCACCGACCACATTGCCAAGGCCACCTGGACGCTCAAGGGGGGCTGGGGCGACCACCGCGTGGAACCCTTTGCCGACCTGGTGCTCCACCCCGCCGCCCTGGTGCTGCACTACGGGCAGCAGGTGTTCGAGGGCCTCAAGGCGTACCGCTGGGCCGATGGCTCCGTGCACCTGTTCCGCCCCGCAGCCAACGCAGTGAGGTTCGCCGCATCGGCCAGCCGCCTCGCGTTGCCAGAGCTCCCCGAGGAGGACTTCCTGGCCTCGCTCGCGGCCCTGCTGAGCGTCGACGCACAGTGGGTCCCTGGAGCACCCGAGAGCAGCCTGTATCTGCGTCCCACCATGATCGCCACCGAGGCCTGCCTTGGAGTGCGACCCTCCCACACGGTCGAGTACCTGCTGATGGCCTCGCCGGTAGGCGCGTACTTCTCCGGCGGCGTCCAGCCCGTCTCGATCTGGGTCGCGCAGGGCTACCACCGCGCGGGTGCAGGCGGCACCGGCCAGGCCAAGACCGCGGGCAACTATGCCGCGTCGATGCTTCCCCAGCAGCAGGCCCAAGACAACGGTTGCGGCCAGGTCCTCTTCCTGGATGCCAAGGAAGACAAGTACATCGAGGAGCTGGGCGGCATGAACCTCTTCGCGGTGCTGAAGGACGGTTCGATCCTCACGCCGCGCCTCACCGGCACCATCCTTGAGGGTGTTACTCGCGACGCGGTCATCACGCTCTTGCAGGATGCGGGGCACAAGGTGATCGAGCGCGACATCGAACTCGAGGAACTGCGTAAAGGAGTGTCCTCGGGCGACGTGGACGAGATCTTCGCGTGCGGCACCGCCGCGGTCATTACTCCCGTGGGTCGCCTTGTGTCACCCGACTTCGACTACACGGTCGGCTCGGGGCACTCTGGCGATGTGACCATGGCGCTGCGTGAGCGGCTCACGGGGATTCAGTACGGCCGAGTTTCGGATACACACGGCTGGATGAGGACCGTCTAG